One window of the Cotesia glomerata isolate CgM1 linkage group LG10, MPM_Cglom_v2.3, whole genome shotgun sequence genome contains the following:
- the LOC123273009 gene encoding uncharacterized protein LOC123273009 translates to MKGCWFNYIRILTRKWKTFNLTNLNHEILQYSFAIPTLPAIEFENAIEQIEVIINDNTEKCSNDINGLQQFTKFLRLWWQPLAEFISCSENVNNSINISEYFDRHIGSKLGSLSPNIFQFSDDGDDGKLHELSIDDEPIRAN, encoded by the exons ATGAAAGGGTGTTGGTTTAACTATATTAGA ATATTGACCAGAAAGTGGAAAACTTTCAATTTGACAAACTTGAATCATGAAATTTTGCAGTACAGTTTTGCAATTCCGACATTGCCAGCTATTGAATTTGAGAATGCCATTGAACAAATTgaagtaataattaatgataacaCTGAAAAATGTTCAAACGATATTAATGGACTGCAACAATTCACAAAATTTCTGCGTTTATGGTGGCAGCCTTTGGCTGAATTTATCTCTTGTTctgaaaatgtaaataattcaataaatatttcggAATACTTTGATCGACATATTGGAAGTAAACTAGGATCGTTGTCaccaaatatttttcaattttccg ATGATGGCGACGATGGCAAATTACATGAATTGTCAATTGACGATGAACCAATCAgagctaattaa